The Pelagovum sp. HNIBRBA483 sequence TCTGGTTGTGAACGCAGCTGACGGCCCGATGCCGCAGACCCGCGAGCACATCCTTCTGGCCCGTCAGGTCGGCGTTCCGGCACTTGTTGTTTACATGAACAAGGTTGACCAGGTTGACGACGAAGAGCTTCTGGAGCTCGTCGAAATGGAAATCCGCGAGCTGCTGAGCTCCTACGAATTCCCGGGCGACGATATTCCGATCATCAAGGGCTCTGCGCTTGCTGCTATGGAAGGCCGTGACCCCGAGATCGGCGAGAACTCCATTCGTGCGCTGATGGAAGCAGTTGACAGCTACATCCCGACCCCTGAGCGCGCTGTTGACCAGCCGTTCCTGATGCCGATCGAAGACGTGTTCTCGATCTCTGGTCGTGGTACGGTTGTGACCGGCCGTGTTGAGCGTGGCGTGATCAATGTTGGCGACGAGATCGAGATCGTCGGCATCCGCGACACCAAGAAGACGACCTGCACGGGCGTTGAAATGTTCCGCAAGCTGCTTGACCGCGGTGAGGCAGGCGACAACATCGGTGCGCTTCTGCGTGGTGTTGACCGTGAAGGCGTTGAGCGTGGCCAGGTTCTGTGTAAGCCGGGTTCCGTTAAGCCGCACACGAAGTTCGAAGCTGAGGCCTACATCCTGACCAAGGAAGAAGGTGGCCGTCACACGCCGTTCTTCGCGAACTACCGTCCGCAGTTCTACTTCCGCACGACGGACGTGACCGGCACGGTTCAGCTTCCCGAGGGCACCGAGATGGTGATGCCGGGCGACAACCTGAAGTTCGCGGTTGAGCTGATTGCTCCGATCGCGATGGAAGACGGTCTGCGCTTCGCAATCCGTGAAGGCGGCCGCACCGTTGGTGCAGGCGTCGTCTCCAAAATCATCGAGTAATCGAGAGATAACTTGATTGTCGGGTCGCTTTCGGGCGGCCCGTACACTTTAACGACGGGTTCGATGTGGGGGAGCAATCCCGCGACCTCCACCTCTCAATTCCAAGCCGCGAAAGGCAAATGAACATGGCAGTCCAAAGCCAAAACATTCGCATTCGGCTCAAAGCGTTTGATTACCGTGTGCTTGATGCAAGCACGGCGGAAATCGTGAGCACCGCAAAGCGGACAGGTGCGTCCGTGCGTGGGCCCATCCCGCTGCCGAACAAAATCGAGAAGTTCACCGTTCTGCGTGGACCTCACATCGACAAGAAATCTCGTGATCAGTTCGAAATCCGCACGCACAAGCGCTTGCTGGATATCGTTGATCCGACACCGCAGACCGTGGACGCGCTGATGAAGCTCGACCTCGCTGCTGGCGTCGACGTCGAGATCAAGGTTTAAGGAGGGCACTGAGATATGTTGCGCTCTGGTGTAATCGCTCGGAAAGTCGGGATGACCCGCCTTTTCATGGAAGACGGTCGGCAGGTTCCTGTAACCGTTCTTCAGTTGGAAAATCTTCAGGTCGTTGCTCAGCGTACGAACGATAAGGACGGCTATACCGCTGTTCAGCTCGGTGCTGGTGCAGCAAAGGCCAAGCGGACGTCGAACGCCATGCGCGGTCACTTCGCTGCCGCGAAGGTTGAGCCGAAGCGGAAAGTCGCGGAATTCCGCGTCTCTCCTGAGAACCTCATTGAGGTTGGTGAAGAAATCGTCGCCAACCATTACTATGATGGTCAGTTCGTTGACGTCTCTGGTACGTCGATTGGTAAAGGCTTTGCCGGTGCCATGAAGCGTCACAACTTCGGCGGCTTGCGGGCCACGCACGGTGTGTCGATCTCGCACCGTTCGCATGGTTCCGTTGGTCAGTGTCAGGATCCAGGTCGTATCTTCAAAGGTAAGAAGATGGCCGGTCACATGGGTGCTGCCCGCGTAACCACCCAGAACCTGCAGGTTGTCAAAACCGACACCGACCGTGGCCTCATCATGGTCAAAGGTGCAGTTCCGGGCGCCAAAGGCGGCTGGGTTACCATTAAGGATGCCGTCAAGAAGCCAGCAGGCGAAGGCGTGGTTTACCCCGCTGCACTGCGTTCGGCCCTGACGGAAGCAACGGCGGCCGAAGCGCCTGCCGATGCCGCTGAAGGAGGCGAGAACAATGAAGGCTGATGCGATCAAGCTCGATGGCAAGGCTGCCGGCTCTGTTGATCTCAATGAAGAGATCTTCGGCCTCGAGCCCCGTGCCGACATTCTTCACCGCGTTGTTCGCTGGCAACGTGCTCGCGCTCAGCAGGGTACACACTCTGTCCTGACGCGTTCCGAGGTGAGCTATTCCACCAAGAAAATCTATCGCCAGAAGGGCACGGGCGGCGCACGTCACGGCTCCCGCAAGGCGCCGATTTTCCGTCATGGTGGCATCTACAAAGGCCCGACGCCGCGTAGCCACGCACACGAGCTAACCAAGAAGTTCCGCAAGCTTGGCCTCAAGCATGCACTTTCGGCAAAGCTGAAGGCTGGTGAGCTTGTTGTGATCGACACTGCTGAAGTCAAAGACGCCAAGACAGGCGCCCTTGCAAAGCAGGTCAAGGATCTTGGCTGGAAGCGTGCACTGGTCATTGACGGAGCTTCCGTCAATGAAGATTTTGCGCGTGCTGCTCGGAACATTGCTAACCTGGACGTTCTGCCCACAATGGGTGCGAACGTTTATGACATCCTGCGCAGTGATACGCTCGTGATCACGAAAGCTGGTGTCGAAGCTCTGGAGGCTCGTCTGAAATGAGCGCGAAAGCAGAACACTATGATGTGATCCGCAAGCCGGTAATCACCGAGAAGGCCACTATGGCTTCTGAGGCGAATGCCGTTGTTTTTGAGGTCGCGATCGATGCGAACAAGCCGCAGATCAAAGAAGCTGTCGAAGCTCTCTTTGGTGTGAAGGTCAAGTCGGTCAACACCACGATCACCAAAGGCAAGTCGAAGCGTTTCCGTGGCCAACTCGGCACCCGCAAAGACGTCAAAAAAGCCTATGTTACCCTCGTTGAGGGCAATACGATCGACGTATCCACCGGCCTATAATCCGGCCACTGGATTTGAAATCAGCGCCAGCGCCCGAAAGGGGGCTGGTGTTTTCTTTTGGATTTGCTTCATCACTGGTCTAGCGTGAACGCGATGGAGACCGGAATGGCAAAGCACCGTATCTATAGCATGAAATTCGGCAGCCTTTATCCGGCCTACGTTAACAAGGTCGAACGCAAAGGCCGCAGCAGGGAAGAGCTTGAAAAG is a genomic window containing:
- the tuf gene encoding elongation factor Tu, with product MAKEKFDRTKPHVNIGTVGHVDHGKTTLTAAITKYFGDFKAYDQIDGAPEEKARGITISTAHVEYETEARHYAHVDCPGHADYVKNMITGAAQMDGGILVVNAADGPMPQTREHILLARQVGVPALVVYMNKVDQVDDEELLELVEMEIRELLSSYEFPGDDIPIIKGSALAAMEGRDPEIGENSIRALMEAVDSYIPTPERAVDQPFLMPIEDVFSISGRGTVVTGRVERGVINVGDEIEIVGIRDTKKTTCTGVEMFRKLLDRGEAGDNIGALLRGVDREGVERGQVLCKPGSVKPHTKFEAEAYILTKEEGGRHTPFFANYRPQFYFRTTDVTGTVQLPEGTEMVMPGDNLKFAVELIAPIAMEDGLRFAIREGGRTVGAGVVSKIIE
- the rpsJ gene encoding 30S ribosomal protein S10, encoding MAVQSQNIRIRLKAFDYRVLDASTAEIVSTAKRTGASVRGPIPLPNKIEKFTVLRGPHIDKKSRDQFEIRTHKRLLDIVDPTPQTVDALMKLDLAAGVDVEIKV
- the rplC gene encoding 50S ribosomal protein L3: MLRSGVIARKVGMTRLFMEDGRQVPVTVLQLENLQVVAQRTNDKDGYTAVQLGAGAAKAKRTSNAMRGHFAAAKVEPKRKVAEFRVSPENLIEVGEEIVANHYYDGQFVDVSGTSIGKGFAGAMKRHNFGGLRATHGVSISHRSHGSVGQCQDPGRIFKGKKMAGHMGAARVTTQNLQVVKTDTDRGLIMVKGAVPGAKGGWVTIKDAVKKPAGEGVVYPAALRSALTEATAAEAPADAAEGGENNEG
- the rplD gene encoding 50S ribosomal protein L4, which codes for MKADAIKLDGKAAGSVDLNEEIFGLEPRADILHRVVRWQRARAQQGTHSVLTRSEVSYSTKKIYRQKGTGGARHGSRKAPIFRHGGIYKGPTPRSHAHELTKKFRKLGLKHALSAKLKAGELVVIDTAEVKDAKTGALAKQVKDLGWKRALVIDGASVNEDFARAARNIANLDVLPTMGANVYDILRSDTLVITKAGVEALEARLK
- a CDS encoding 50S ribosomal protein L23, whose product is MSAKAEHYDVIRKPVITEKATMASEANAVVFEVAIDANKPQIKEAVEALFGVKVKSVNTTITKGKSKRFRGQLGTRKDVKKAYVTLVEGNTIDVSTGL